Proteins from a single region of Styela clava chromosome 1, kaStyClav1.hap1.2, whole genome shotgun sequence:
- the LOC120344906 gene encoding dynein axonemal intermediate chain 3-like, producing the protein MSDSPVPSGAKKGSAKGAKKDAKKPKEEVVSPPPKESGPPEGVMPLFLATKSQQIFSCICDEHVTDDNPYKLIKKEDIIEDMKMRAAISDFHPAKQIVLDYPGEELLVVYDPDFQYGQNFYLCTTEDAKNKLLRPASGKGPVGVAGEEAEPEEEEEIVYTYKPPEAKEWISLGSQVEVECEIVQDTRPKLKFIASRVRREFGAFCEFQDRDVDPATALEQGLSASYMGIASYEDKNFSSKRLEQDSSVQAVPERVEGSSQTVWKHPCTAAVQYEPRSLSKEECTTIENSEEYQTFIESTVPRFELALQQNDIMDVFFDDWSVLGDEDTNFGSKSDNHLKEYQSFTDLQYSKDRTITCIDWHPTIKGVMAVSCAERLSFQERVDQATQLLMTPSLILIWSFSDPIHPQILLEAPDDIFCFKFCPSDPNIVAGGCINGQLVLWDISEHADRLQSSRTGGGNTKIDKKQQPLFGEEVGPETPTIRYCAVSAIENSHKNVITSLEWIPDHFELNRYGIPVENKTSECIQIMTCSPDESILVWDTRPPKTTTGPTREQQAIDKKISETGPQTFKHLDLTWKPLLKMVFQKIDGSGEYSPLVFSLKERQGVRDHVPAPDLSTRRESLVGMGRGNSAKNQKPLDGVSTKYFIATEDGEVVYATFKMEKDSETGKSNVPRPTWAVSPHDGPVHTLQRSPFFSDILLSVGGWTFALWKEGVTNDAILQSACATKLYTAGHWSTTRPAVFFLGTKDGNVEVWDLLDRTHEPSLVQNVTAAQITTIIPWVVSKKQHLIAVSDNIGTLHILEIPWNLRHAAANEVHSVQNYFDRETKRIEYFSDKAVIREAEKNQAGKKKKDDKPAEDKSEEQLLQEYEKQYQQYLELEKKLLKELGIAVEEDEPEM; encoded by the exons ATGAGTGATTCACCAGTTCCATCGGGAGCAAAGAAGGGAAGTGCAAAAGGAGCAAAAAAGG ATGCAAAGAAACCTAAAGAAGAAGTGGTTTCACCTCCTCCAAAGGAGTCCG GTCCACCAGAAGGTGTCATGCCACTGTTTCTTGCAAcaaaatctcaacaaattttctCATGCATATGTGATGAACATGTTACTGATGATAATCCCTATAAATTGATCAAGAAAGAAGACATAATTGAAGATATGAAAATGAGAGCAGCTATATCTGATTTCCATCCTGCTAAACAAATTGTCTTG GATTATCCTGGAGAAGAATTGTTGGTTGTTTATGATCCTGATTTCCAATATGGACAAAACTTTTATCTGTGTACTACAGAGGATGCAAAAAATAAGCTGTTAAGACCTGCGTCGGGGAAAGGACCAG TTGGTGTAGCTGGTGAAGAAGCAGAACCAGAGGAAGAAGAAGAAATCGTTTATACTTACAAACCGCCTGAAGCTAAGGAATGGATTTCACTTGGAAGTCAGGTTGAAGTTGAATGTGAAATTGTACAAGATACTCGACCTAAG TTGAAATTCATTGCATCAAGAGTAAGAAGAGAGTTTGGTGCTTTCTGTGAATTTCAAGATCGTGATGTTGATCCTGCGACAGCATTAGAACAAGGTCTTTCAGCATCATACATGGGAATAGCATCTTATGAAGAcaaaaatttttcatcaaaaagaCTTGAGCAAGATTCATCTGTGCAAGCTGTGCCTGAACGTGTGGAGGGATCATCACAAACAGTCTG GAAGCATCCATGCACTGCCGCAGTACAATACGAACCAAGATCCTTATCAAAAGAAGAATGTACAACAATAGAAAACTCAGAAGAATACCAAACTTTTATTGAAAGTACTGTTCCAAG ATTTGAACTCGCGTTACAACAAAATGACATAATGGATGTATTTTTTGATGATTGGTCAGTGCTTGGAGATGAAGATACTAATTTTGGAAGCAAATCAGACAACCATCtgaaa GAATACCAGTCTTTCACTGATCTACAATACAGTAAGGATAGGACAATAACATGCATTGATTGGCATCCAACTATTAAAGGAGTTATGGCAGTATCTTGTGCAGAACGCCTCAGTTTCCAGGAGAGAGTAGATCAAGCTACTCAACTACTTATGACTCCCTCACTCATTCTCATCTGGAGTTTTTCTGATCCGATTCATCCTCAG ATACTTCTCGAAGCTCCAGATGACATATTTTGCTTTAAATTTTGTCCTTCTGATCCAAATATTGTGGCCGGTGGTTGTATTAATGGACAGCTAGTCTTGTGGGATATCTCAGAACATGCAGACAGACTACAAAGCAGTAGAACTGGGGGAGGAAATACTAAAATTGACAAAAAGCAACAG CCCTTATTTGGTGAAGAAGTTGGGCCAGAGACACCTACCATCAGATATTGTGCTGTTTCTGCTATTGAAAACAGCCATAAAAATGTTATTACATCATTGGAATGGATTCCAGATCATTTTGAG CTCAACAGATATGGAATTCCGGTTGAAAACAAAACTTCAGAATGCATTCAAATAATGACATGTAGTCCTGATGAAAGTATATTGGTGTGGGATACAAGACCTCCGAAAACAACAACAGGTCCTACTAGAGAACAG CAAgctattgataaaaaaatatcagaGACAGGTCCACAAACATTCAAGCATTTGGATTTGACTTGGAAACCTTTGCTGAAAAtggtttttcaaaaaattgatggCAGTGGAGAATACAGTCCATTGGTTTTTAGTCTCAAGGAAAGACAGGGAGTCAGAGATCATG TCCCTGCTCCTGATTTATCTACCCGAAGAGAAAGTCTTGTTGGCATGGGCCGAGGAAATTCagcaaaaaatcaaaaaccACTGGATGGTGTAtcaacgaaatattttatcgCAACTGAGGATGGTGAAGTAGTTTATGCAACATTTAAAATGGAGAAAGATTCAGAAACTGGAAAATCTAATG TTCCCAGGCCCACCTGGGCAGTATCTCCTCATGATGGACCAGTACATACATTGCAAAGGTCTCCATTCTTTAGTGATATTTTGTTGAGCGTTGGTGGATGGACATTTGCTTTGTGGAAAGAGGGTGTCACA AATGATGCGATACTACAGTCTGCATGTGCTACAAAACTATATACCGCTGGTCACTGGAGCACAACACGACCTGCTGTGTTTTTTCTGGGAACAAAGGATGGGAATGTGGAAGTTTGGGATTTGCTAGATCGGACTCATGAACCATCTTTAGTTCAAAATGTTACAGCAGCTCAG ATTACCACTATCATCCCCTGGGTCGTTTCAAAGAAGCAACATCTGATTGCCGTATCAGATAATATCGGAACACTTCACATTTTAGAAATACCTTGGAACTTGAGACATGCTGCTGCAAATGAG GTTCACAGCGTTCAGAATTACTTTGATCGTGAAACAAAAAGAATTGAATATTTCTCCGACAAGGCAGTTATTAGAGAAGCAGAGAAGAATCAAGCTGGCAAAAAGAAGAAAGAC gaCAAACCTGCGGAAGATAAATCAGAAGAACAACTTCTACAAGAATACGAAAAACAATATCAACAATATCTTGAACTTGAGAAAAAACTATTGAAAGAACTTGGAATTGCGGTAGAAGAAGATGAACCAGAGATGTAA
- the LOC120346673 gene encoding sulfotransferase 1B1-like isoform X2, with product MKEIDRMEFEGKLYLRPSIVQLLSNLNKSDIMRPKKVYRVTYDNGFELLLPRREWAVSAKEALTLDYQSDDIIVSSFPKSGTTWIQEITWLICNNSDTVAAKKCPLQNRFPFLEMASLSNNSALGIKVLEKWPKNKQRLIKTHLPFETLPVAFQAGKCKVIYIARNPKDVCVSLYYFGIINAAVPHPGNWSTFLDSYCSGEIIYGSWFSHVKEYWKKIQENKSWIYFTTYEDLTKDLRGQIISISKFLEKNLTDPQIDVIAKHCTFESMSKNKSTNYSHLTDRGPGFKNAKFMRKGKVGDWKNYFTLNQNEAFDNLYEENMRDNGLDFKFEL from the exons AAGGCAAACTTTATCTCAGACCGTCAATTGTTCAATTGCTGAGCAATCTTAATAAAAGTGACATCATGCGGCCGAAGAAAGTTTACAGGGTGACCTATGACAATGGGTTCGAATTGCTGCTGCCTAGACGAGAATGGGCCGTTTCTGCAAAAGAAGCTTTAACTCTTGACTATCAGAGTGACGATATCATTGTTTCGTCGTTTCCAAAATCTG GTACAACTTGGATTCAAGAAATTACCTGGCTGATTTGCAACAACTCAGATACTGTGGCTGCGAAGAAATGCCCTCTCCAAAATCGCTTTCCATTTTTGGAGATGGCATCGCTAAGCAACAACAGTGCTCTCGGGATAAAAGTATTGGAAAAGTGGCCAAAAAATAAGCAAAG ACTAATCAAGACGCATTTGCCATTTGAAACGTTGCCAGTAGCATTTCAAGCTGGAAAATGTAAAGTAATTTATATTGCAAGGAATCCCAAAGATGTTTGtgtttcgctgtattattttggTATAATAAATGCAGCTGTCCCTCATCCTGGTAATTGGAGCACATTTTTAGATTCATATTGTTCCGGAGAAATAATTTATGGAAGCTGGTTTTCACACGTGAAAGAATATTGGAAA AAAATCCAGGAAAACAAGAGCTGGATTTATTTCACAACGTATGAAGATTTAACAAAAGATCTCAGAGGACAAATTATTTCAATCTCAAAATTTCTGGAAAAGAACTTAACAGACCCACAAATCGACGTCATAGCTAAACATTGTACGTTTGAAAGCATGAGTAAGAACAAAAGCACCAACTATTCGCACTTGACTGATAGAGGTCCTGGATTCAAAAATGCAAAGTTTATGCGCAAGGGAAAAGTAGGAGattggaaaaattatttcactttAAACCAAAATGAAGCATTTGATAATTTGTATGAAGAAAACATGAGGGACAATGGATTGGACTTCAAATTcgaattataa
- the LOC120346673 gene encoding sulfotransferase 1B1-like isoform X1, with protein MMYVIWTAIAGVLAAILLYIDYLLNSMKEIDRMEFEGKLYLRPSIVQLLSNLNKSDIMRPKKVYRVTYDNGFELLLPRREWAVSAKEALTLDYQSDDIIVSSFPKSGTTWIQEITWLICNNSDTVAAKKCPLQNRFPFLEMASLSNNSALGIKVLEKWPKNKQRLIKTHLPFETLPVAFQAGKCKVIYIARNPKDVCVSLYYFGIINAAVPHPGNWSTFLDSYCSGEIIYGSWFSHVKEYWKKIQENKSWIYFTTYEDLTKDLRGQIISISKFLEKNLTDPQIDVIAKHCTFESMSKNKSTNYSHLTDRGPGFKNAKFMRKGKVGDWKNYFTLNQNEAFDNLYEENMRDNGLDFKFEL; from the exons AAGGCAAACTTTATCTCAGACCGTCAATTGTTCAATTGCTGAGCAATCTTAATAAAAGTGACATCATGCGGCCGAAGAAAGTTTACAGGGTGACCTATGACAATGGGTTCGAATTGCTGCTGCCTAGACGAGAATGGGCCGTTTCTGCAAAAGAAGCTTTAACTCTTGACTATCAGAGTGACGATATCATTGTTTCGTCGTTTCCAAAATCTG GTACAACTTGGATTCAAGAAATTACCTGGCTGATTTGCAACAACTCAGATACTGTGGCTGCGAAGAAATGCCCTCTCCAAAATCGCTTTCCATTTTTGGAGATGGCATCGCTAAGCAACAACAGTGCTCTCGGGATAAAAGTATTGGAAAAGTGGCCAAAAAATAAGCAAAG ACTAATCAAGACGCATTTGCCATTTGAAACGTTGCCAGTAGCATTTCAAGCTGGAAAATGTAAAGTAATTTATATTGCAAGGAATCCCAAAGATGTTTGtgtttcgctgtattattttggTATAATAAATGCAGCTGTCCCTCATCCTGGTAATTGGAGCACATTTTTAGATTCATATTGTTCCGGAGAAATAATTTATGGAAGCTGGTTTTCACACGTGAAAGAATATTGGAAA AAAATCCAGGAAAACAAGAGCTGGATTTATTTCACAACGTATGAAGATTTAACAAAAGATCTCAGAGGACAAATTATTTCAATCTCAAAATTTCTGGAAAAGAACTTAACAGACCCACAAATCGACGTCATAGCTAAACATTGTACGTTTGAAAGCATGAGTAAGAACAAAAGCACCAACTATTCGCACTTGACTGATAGAGGTCCTGGATTCAAAAATGCAAAGTTTATGCGCAAGGGAAAAGTAGGAGattggaaaaattatttcactttAAACCAAAATGAAGCATTTGATAATTTGTATGAAGAAAACATGAGGGACAATGGATTGGACTTCAAATTcgaattataa
- the LOC120346673 gene encoding sulfotransferase 1B1-like isoform X3, with translation MRPKKVYRVTYDNGFELLLPRREWAVSAKEALTLDYQSDDIIVSSFPKSGTTWIQEITWLICNNSDTVAAKKCPLQNRFPFLEMASLSNNSALGIKVLEKWPKNKQRLIKTHLPFETLPVAFQAGKCKVIYIARNPKDVCVSLYYFGIINAAVPHPGNWSTFLDSYCSGEIIYGSWFSHVKEYWKKIQENKSWIYFTTYEDLTKDLRGQIISISKFLEKNLTDPQIDVIAKHCTFESMSKNKSTNYSHLTDRGPGFKNAKFMRKGKVGDWKNYFTLNQNEAFDNLYEENMRDNGLDFKFEL, from the exons ATGCGGCCGAAGAAAGTTTACAGGGTGACCTATGACAATGGGTTCGAATTGCTGCTGCCTAGACGAGAATGGGCCGTTTCTGCAAAAGAAGCTTTAACTCTTGACTATCAGAGTGACGATATCATTGTTTCGTCGTTTCCAAAATCTG GTACAACTTGGATTCAAGAAATTACCTGGCTGATTTGCAACAACTCAGATACTGTGGCTGCGAAGAAATGCCCTCTCCAAAATCGCTTTCCATTTTTGGAGATGGCATCGCTAAGCAACAACAGTGCTCTCGGGATAAAAGTATTGGAAAAGTGGCCAAAAAATAAGCAAAG ACTAATCAAGACGCATTTGCCATTTGAAACGTTGCCAGTAGCATTTCAAGCTGGAAAATGTAAAGTAATTTATATTGCAAGGAATCCCAAAGATGTTTGtgtttcgctgtattattttggTATAATAAATGCAGCTGTCCCTCATCCTGGTAATTGGAGCACATTTTTAGATTCATATTGTTCCGGAGAAATAATTTATGGAAGCTGGTTTTCACACGTGAAAGAATATTGGAAA AAAATCCAGGAAAACAAGAGCTGGATTTATTTCACAACGTATGAAGATTTAACAAAAGATCTCAGAGGACAAATTATTTCAATCTCAAAATTTCTGGAAAAGAACTTAACAGACCCACAAATCGACGTCATAGCTAAACATTGTACGTTTGAAAGCATGAGTAAGAACAAAAGCACCAACTATTCGCACTTGACTGATAGAGGTCCTGGATTCAAAAATGCAAAGTTTATGCGCAAGGGAAAAGTAGGAGattggaaaaattatttcactttAAACCAAAATGAAGCATTTGATAATTTGTATGAAGAAAACATGAGGGACAATGGATTGGACTTCAAATTcgaattataa
- the LOC120344667 gene encoding uncharacterized protein LOC120344667, translating to MLTKMEEFETSDDAHKTDVTSTSGENSMVAKTPKSRKSEFSSLLQSMKLDMDASHDDVDYNVTVRKRKRRVSNYVSVPSNQPDTLSTPLKLFTPDPEIEDLVSCVKAGNECSPKLIMRPNEQEHAESTQPHKRRRLSMPIQSLHSSNFDPMNLFTESPLVADKFIQKKIKRKRRSLMLPPRSSGNVPKPKNIPFIQPPWNSNKRQLLNGHNKQDNLKESKIPVSKSSSLFQNGLEHSHKTTAPISTKKALKLTSENKFKKKLQNNIKISSRNSSQRCQIKLTKVNHSRSVVIPNGYNNEDVLKQKIGNAFISSKDGSTTDDSNNIFTGPIKPKDSTDKLISGISNKPASCDDIPNHINDSGSINGSLFYTEGNNKTDIFHNKFDLNPKRYKKKSSAVTCTDKCKPISTNNIQLDNAFEEHTEKDIVPDSLELNETCSNGYILSRKDSRQNFSSNLELQQNCDFETKKLSQNLYNDKIASDLSVSFPPETIEKQNSKMDECSTEDHVECTLSENRKEIVQISSIENVTIFHPSDEIEKDCEVHFHTEVLKMEKVDNDCSNNNIPASESNYHSSSVTSQPRICSMFFTKLDMRSDTEFENDDPDIAQEYSEYETIFNSGDNNRDNDKIRTDKVESPESIEEEATTPKRQDGDDFEMPTVTRKTRSKKRIINNLPKLQVRHTPMGLPKPLREKKEKFSIEEIYLNKNFKTPTEKKWETIFEYPKKNKDGTISNYEKRKKRRLCYFTTDPSLRKKNWKKNKVKTNKRKKNLQNIDADKILAEKLINLDLALKLADLSP from the exons ATGTTGACAAAGATGGAGGAGTTCGAAACTAGTGACGATGCACACAAAACTGATGTAACAAGTACCAGCGGTGAAAACTCCATGGTTGCCAAAACTCCAAAATCCAGGAAATCAGAGTTCAGCAGCTTGCTCCAATCAATGAAATTAG ATATGGATGCGTCGCACGATGATGTTGACTATAACGTAACTGTACGAAAAAGGAAAAGAAGAGTTTCAAATTATGTATCTGTACCCAGTAACCAACCTGATACATTGTCAACTCCTCTAAAGCTATTCACACCAGATCCTGAAATAGAAGATTTGGTTAGTTGCGTTAAAGCTGGAAATGAG tgCAGCCCGAAACTCATTATGCGACCAAATGAACAAGAGCATGCGGAATCAACACAGCCACACAAAAGGAGACGACTGTCTATGCCAATTCAATCGTTACATTCAAGCAATTTTGATCCAATGAATCTCTTTACCGAATCTCCACTAGTTGCtgacaaatttattcaaaagaaaattaaaagaaaGCGACGTTCATTGATGTTACCGCCAAGAAGTAGCGGAAACGTTCCAAAACCAAAAAATATACCTTTTATTCAACCACCTTGGAATTCCAATAAACGACAACTTTTAAACGGTCACAATAAACAAGATAATTTGAAGGAATCAAAAATACCAGTTTCAAAATCATCTTCTTTGTTTCAAAATGGTTTAGAACACAGCCACAAAACAACCGCACCTATTTCAACAAAGAAAGCCTTGAAATTAACGTCGGAAAATAAATTCAAGAAAAAGCtgcaaaataacattaaaatatcaaGTCGTAACTCTTCACAGAGATGTCAAATCAAGCTCACAAAAGTTAATCACAGTAGAAGTGTGGTCATTCCAAATGGATATAATAACGAAGACGTactgaaacaaaaaattggCAACGCTTTTATATCATCGAAAGACGGATCTACAACAGATGACAGTAACAATATTTTTACTGGACCTATAAAACCAAAAGACAGCACAGATAAATTAATTTCAGGTATCAGCAACAAGCCTGCATCCTGTGACGATATTCCCAACCATATAAATGATTCTGGATCTATCAACGGATCGTTATTTTATACCGAAGGAAATAATAAGActgatatttttcataataaatttgatttaaatccCAAAAGATATAAAAAGAAGAGTTCGGCTGTAACTTGTACTGATAAATGCAAACCTATATCTACAAATAATATTCAACTTGACAACGCATTTGAG GAACATACTGAAAAAGATATAGTACCAGATTCACTTGAATTAAATGAAACTTGTTCAAATG gcTATATTTTATCCCGGAAAGATAGCAGACAAAACTTTTCATCCAATTTGGAATTACAACAAAATTGTGATTTCGAAACCAAGAAGCTATCACAAAACCTGTATAATGATAAAATAGCATCAGATTTATCCGTTTCGTTCCCACCAGAAAcaattgaaaagcaaaatagcAAAATGGATGAATGTAGCACAGAAGATCATGTGGAATGTACATTAAGTGAAAACCGAAAAGAGATTGTTCAAATATCATCAATAGaaaatgtaacaatttttcatCCTTCTGATGAAATCGAAAAAGATTGCGAAGTCCATTTTCATACTGAAGTCTTGAAAATGGAAAAGGTAGATAATGATTGCTCAAATAACAACATCCCAGCATCTGAAAGCAATTACCATTCTTCCTCTGTTACAAGCCAACCTCGCATATGCAGTATGTTTTTCACTAAATTAGATATGAGATCGGACACTGAATTTGAGAATGATGATCCGGATATTGCGCAAGAATATTCGGAATatgaaactatttttaacaGTGGTGATAATAATAGAGATAACGATAAAATCAGGACTGATAAGGTTGAATCTCCAGAATCAATAGAAGAAGAAGCGACCACTCCCAAGCGACAAGACGG TGATGATTTTGAAATGCCAACAGTTACAAGAAAAACAAGatcaaaaaaaagaatcatAAATAATTTACCAAAGTTGCAG GTACGGCACACACCAATGGGTTTACCGAAGCCATTACGagaaaagaaagaaaagttttcaatagaagaaatatatttgaacaaaaattttaaaacgcCAACTGAGAAGAAATGGGAGActatttttgaatatccaaagaaaaataaagatGGCACTATAAG TAATtatgaaaaaaggaaaaagAGAAGGCTTTGTTATTTCACGACTGATCCGAGTCTAAGGAAGAAGAATTGGAAG aaaaacaaAGTAAAGACCAACAAGAgaaagaaaaatctacaaaacaTTGACGCTGATAAAATTTTAGCGGAAAAACTTATTAATTTAGATCTCGCTTTAAAACTTGCGGATTTATCAccataa
- the LOC120346692 gene encoding sulfotransferase 1B1-like, translating into MMYVIWTAIAGIVAAILLYIDYLLNSMEEIDRMEFEAKLYLRPSIVQLLSNFNKSDIIRPKKVYRMIYDNGFELLLPSREWAVAAKEALTLDYKNDDIIVSSFPKSGTTWIQEITWLICNNADTVDAQKCSLLNRSPFLEMASLRNNSALGIQVLKKWPKNKQRLIKTHLPFETLPEAFQTGKCKVIYVARNPKDVCVSLYYFGIINAAVPHPGNWSTFLASYCSGEIIYGSWFSHVKEYWKKFQENKSWIYFTTYEDLTKDLRGQIISISKFLGKNLTDKQIDVIAEHCTFESMSKNKSTNYSHLTDRGSGFKNAKFMRKGKVGDWKNHFTLNENEAFDNLYEENMKDSGLDFKYEI; encoded by the exons ATGATGTATGTAATATGGACCGCTATAGCGGGTATTGTAGCCGCAATTCTTCTTTATATAGATTACCTGTTAAATTCAATGGAAGAAATTGATAGAATGGAATTTG AAGCCAAACTTTATCTCAGACCGTCAATTGTTCAATTGCTGagcaattttaataaaagtgATATCATACGGCCAAAGAAAGTTTACAGAATGATCTATGACAATGGGTTTGAATTGCTGCTTCCCAGTCGAGAATGGGCCGTTGCTGCAAAAGAAGCTTTGACTCTTGACTACAAGAATGACGATATCATTGTTTCGTCGTTTCCAAAATCTG GTACAACATGGATTCAAGAAATTACTTGGCTGATTTGCAACAACGCAGATACTGTGGATGCACAGAAATGCTCACTTCTAAATCGTTCTCCATTTTTGGAGATGGCATCGCTAAGGAACAACAGTGCTCTCGGGATACAAGTGTTGAAGAAGTGGCCAAAAAATAAGCAAAG ACTAATTAAGACGCATTTGCCATTTGAAACGTTGCCAGAAGCATTTCAAACGGGAAAATGTAAAGTCATTTATGTTGCAAGGAATCCCAAAGATGTTTGtgtttcgctgtattattttggTATAATAAACGCAGCTGTCCCTCATCCTGGAAATTGGAGCACATTTTTAGCCTCATATTGTTCCGGAGAAATAATTTATGGAAGCTGGTTTTCACACGTGAAGGAATATTGGAAA AAATTTCAAGAAAACAAGAGCTGGATTTATTTCACAACCTATGAAGACTTAACAAAAGATCTCAGAGGACAAATTATTTCAATCTCAAAATTTCTGGGAAAGAACTTAACTGACAAGCAAATCGACGTCATAGCTGAACATTGTACGTTTGAAAGCATGAGTAAAAACAAAAGCACCAACTATTCGCACTTGACTGATAGAGGTTCTGGATTCAAAAATGCAAAGTTTATGCGCAAGGGAAAAGTAGGAGATTGGAAAAATCATTTTACTTTGAACGAAAATGAAGCTTTTGATAATTTGTATGAAGAAAACATGAAGGACAGTGGATTGGacttcaaatatgaaatataa